A single genomic interval of Mycobacterium sp. DL592 harbors:
- a CDS encoding winged helix-turn-helix transcriptional regulator, whose translation MLGLLGDEWNLLIIQQALLGATRYSHFMTRLPISNSVLTNRLRTLVRDGLLARREHASTRARTEYLVTARSRSLWPALLSIWEWERNWVASHREVLPAMHHQICGQPFTPVLRCDSCHSPAGNCDVTLSLGPSGSWERSAPAAATRRRSESDSTGRDAGMFPETMSVLGNRWAAALLLAAFLGSTRFTDFQSQLGAPPSLLAERLQTFCGIGVFSSPPAERGGAERAAYLLTEKGRAFFPVLVAAVQWAQWWFQAPEGPALVLHHHDCGSPFTGELACDRCANRLTGAQVSVAVT comes from the coding sequence ATGCTCGGGCTACTGGGCGACGAGTGGAACCTACTGATCATCCAGCAGGCGCTGCTGGGCGCCACCCGTTACAGCCACTTCATGACTCGGCTGCCGATCTCGAATTCTGTTCTGACCAACCGCCTTCGGACCCTCGTCCGCGATGGTCTGCTGGCGCGCCGCGAACACGCCTCCACCCGGGCCCGCACCGAGTACCTCGTCACGGCGCGCAGTCGCTCGTTGTGGCCGGCCCTGCTGTCGATCTGGGAGTGGGAGCGCAACTGGGTGGCCTCACACCGCGAGGTCCTGCCTGCCATGCATCACCAGATCTGCGGCCAGCCGTTCACGCCCGTGCTGCGCTGCGATTCCTGCCATTCGCCGGCAGGCAACTGCGATGTCACGCTCTCGCTGGGGCCAAGCGGAAGCTGGGAGCGGTCGGCACCCGCCGCGGCCACCCGCAGGCGATCGGAGTCCGACTCGACCGGCCGCGACGCCGGCATGTTTCCCGAGACCATGAGCGTGCTCGGAAACCGTTGGGCTGCAGCGCTGTTACTGGCGGCCTTCCTGGGCAGTACGCGTTTCACCGACTTCCAGTCCCAGCTCGGGGCACCGCCGAGCCTGCTGGCCGAACGACTGCAGACGTTCTGCGGTATCGGCGTGTTCAGCAGCCCGCCCGCCGAGCGGGGCGGCGCAGAGCGCGCGGCCTACCTGCTCACCGAGAAGGGCCGCGCCTTCTTCCCGGTCCTCGTGGCGGCCGTGCAGTGGGCGCAGTGGTGGTTCCAGGCCCCCGAGGGACCGGCGCTGGTGCTGCACCACCACGACTGCGGCTCGCCGTTCACCGGTGAGCTGGCCTGCGACCGGTGCGCAAACCGGCTGACCGGCGCGCAGGTCAGCGTCGCCGTCACTTAG
- a CDS encoding carotenoid oxygenase family protein, translating into MDVTVVGKFLSTLPEDDDHPYRTGPWRPQNTEWRAEGPRVVDGEIPTDLDGIYLRNTENPLHPALKSYHPFDGDGMLHIVGFRDGKAFYRNRFVRTDGFEAENAAGGPLWPGLAEPLSLAKVDYGWGARTLLKDASSTDVVVHRGTALTSFYQCGDLYRVDPYTGDTLGKQAWGGAFPAEGVSAHPKVDERTDELMFFNYSKNAPYMHYGVVDRNNQLVHYTDVPLPGPRLPHDMAFTRNYAILNDFPLFWEPEMLERNVHMARFHRDMPSRFAVLPRRGGGPIQWFEAEPTFVLHFVNAYEDGDEIVLDGFFQGDPEPADNGTGTKWQRAFRFLALDRMQARLHRWRLNLVTGGLTEEPLSENISEFGMINAAYGGEPYRYTYAATGKPGWFLFDGLIRHDVATGTEQRISFGEGVYGSETAMAPRVGSRSEDDGYLVTLTTDMNADASYCLVFDAARIEDGPVCKLELPERISSGTHSTWVPGHSVRRWHSADSAAEAVGL; encoded by the coding sequence ATGGACGTCACGGTCGTCGGAAAGTTCCTGTCCACCCTGCCGGAGGACGACGACCACCCGTACCGGACCGGGCCGTGGCGGCCGCAGAACACCGAGTGGCGTGCTGAGGGCCCGAGGGTCGTCGACGGCGAGATCCCCACCGACCTCGACGGCATCTACCTGCGCAACACCGAGAATCCGTTGCATCCGGCGCTGAAGTCCTATCACCCGTTCGACGGCGACGGCATGCTGCACATCGTCGGATTCCGGGACGGAAAAGCGTTCTACCGCAACCGCTTTGTCCGCACCGACGGCTTCGAGGCCGAGAACGCCGCAGGCGGCCCGCTGTGGCCGGGGCTGGCCGAGCCGCTGTCGCTCGCCAAGGTCGACTACGGCTGGGGTGCGCGCACGCTGCTCAAGGACGCCTCAAGCACCGACGTGGTGGTGCACCGCGGCACCGCCTTGACGAGCTTCTACCAGTGCGGTGACCTGTACCGCGTCGACCCCTACACCGGCGACACCCTGGGCAAGCAGGCCTGGGGTGGCGCCTTCCCCGCCGAGGGGGTCTCGGCCCACCCCAAGGTCGACGAGCGCACCGACGAACTGATGTTCTTCAACTACTCGAAGAACGCGCCCTACATGCACTACGGGGTGGTCGACCGCAACAACCAACTAGTGCACTACACCGACGTTCCGCTGCCGGGACCGCGACTTCCGCACGATATGGCGTTCACCCGGAACTACGCCATTCTCAACGACTTTCCGCTGTTTTGGGAACCTGAGATGCTCGAGCGCAACGTGCACATGGCGCGCTTCCACCGCGACATGCCGTCGCGGTTCGCCGTGCTGCCGCGCCGCGGAGGGGGGCCGATCCAGTGGTTCGAGGCCGAGCCGACCTTCGTGCTGCACTTCGTCAACGCCTACGAAGACGGCGACGAGATCGTGCTGGACGGCTTCTTCCAGGGCGACCCCGAACCCGCCGACAACGGCACCGGCACCAAGTGGCAGCGGGCGTTCCGGTTCTTGGCACTGGATCGCATGCAGGCCCGGCTGCACCGCTGGCGGCTCAACCTCGTCACGGGCGGCCTCACCGAAGAACCGTTGTCGGAGAACATCTCCGAGTTCGGCATGATCAACGCTGCTTACGGCGGCGAACCGTACCGCTACACCTACGCCGCGACCGGCAAACCGGGCTGGTTCCTGTTCGACGGGCTGATCCGCCACGACGTGGCGACCGGCACCGAGCAACGGATCAGCTTCGGCGAGGGCGTCTACGGCAGCGAGACGGCGATGGCTCCCCGGGTGGGCAGCCGGTCCGAGGACGACGGCTACCTGGTGACCCTGACCACCGATATGAACGCCGACGCGTCCTACTGCCTGGTGTTCGACGCGGCCCGCATCGAAGACGGCCCGGTGTGCAAACTCGAGCTGCCCGAACGGATTTCCAGCGGAACGCATTCGACGTGGGTGCCCGGCCACTCGGTACGACGCTGGCATTCCGCCGACTCCGCCGCCGAAGCGGTCGGTCTGTAA
- a CDS encoding acetyl-CoA acetyltransferase, which produces MTGNVWILGGYQSDFARNLSREGRDFAALTTEVVDLTLAESMIDAADIDVVHVANAFGELFAQQGHLGAMPATVHPGLWNTPASRHEAACASGSIAILAAMADLRAGNYRTALVVGVELEKTVPGDTAAQHLGAAAWTGHEGQHAKYMWPSMFSGVADEYDRRFGIDEAHLHAIATVNLANAKRNPNAQTRDWEVPDLIGRGGEDAVNPPVEGRIRRYDCSQMTDGGSGVVLVSDDFLREHPGVRPIGRIEGWGHHTVGLGLQQKFDRDAANPYVMPHLRATVQDALARAQTDLDGIDGFEVHDCFTPSEYLAIDHIGLTGPGESWKAIENGDIEIGGRLPINPSGGLIGGGHPVGATGIRMVLDAAKQVSGIAGDYQVDGARRFATLNLGGSTATTVSFVIGAGEDAA; this is translated from the coding sequence GTGACAGGCAATGTGTGGATCCTCGGCGGCTACCAGAGCGACTTCGCGCGCAACCTCAGCCGCGAGGGCCGGGATTTCGCCGCACTGACCACCGAAGTCGTCGACCTCACCTTGGCCGAGTCGATGATCGACGCCGCCGATATCGACGTGGTGCACGTCGCCAACGCCTTCGGCGAGTTGTTCGCCCAGCAGGGCCACCTCGGCGCCATGCCCGCCACGGTCCACCCCGGACTGTGGAACACCCCGGCCAGCCGCCACGAAGCAGCCTGCGCCTCAGGCAGTATCGCCATCCTCGCGGCGATGGCCGACCTGCGTGCAGGCAACTATCGCACCGCACTGGTGGTCGGGGTGGAACTGGAGAAGACGGTGCCCGGCGACACCGCCGCCCAGCATCTGGGCGCGGCGGCGTGGACCGGTCACGAAGGCCAGCACGCCAAATACATGTGGCCGTCGATGTTCTCCGGCGTCGCCGACGAGTACGACCGCCGCTTCGGTATCGACGAAGCCCACCTGCATGCCATCGCCACGGTGAACCTCGCCAATGCCAAGCGGAATCCCAACGCCCAGACCCGGGACTGGGAGGTGCCCGATCTGATCGGCCGGGGCGGCGAGGACGCCGTCAACCCGCCTGTCGAAGGCCGGATCCGCCGCTACGACTGCAGCCAGATGACCGACGGCGGCTCCGGTGTCGTGCTGGTCAGCGACGACTTCCTGCGCGAGCACCCGGGTGTGCGGCCGATCGGCCGCATCGAGGGCTGGGGCCATCACACCGTCGGGCTGGGCCTGCAACAGAAGTTCGACCGCGACGCGGCCAACCCCTACGTCATGCCCCATCTGCGGGCCACCGTCCAGGATGCGCTGGCGCGGGCCCAGACCGACCTCGACGGCATCGACGGCTTCGAGGTGCACGACTGCTTCACCCCCAGCGAGTACCTCGCCATCGACCACATCGGTCTCACCGGGCCCGGCGAGTCCTGGAAGGCCATCGAGAACGGCGACATCGAGATCGGGGGACGGCTGCCGATCAACCCCAGCGGCGGGCTGATCGGAGGCGGGCACCCGGTCGGCGCCACCGGCATCCGGATGGTGCTCGACGCCGCCAAACAGGTCAGCGGAATCGCCGGCGACTATCAGGTCGACGGCGCCCGCCGGTTCGCCACGCTGAACCTCGGCGGCAGCACCGCCACCACGGTCAGCTTCGTCATCGGTGCCGGAGAGGACGCGGCGTAA
- a CDS encoding GAF and ANTAR domain-containing protein, whose amino-acid sequence MNSPNHDLAMRMAELARATAPPSTVDQVLASMTKAAVEMIPGTDTCGVLLIGKGGKYESLFGTSDLIYELDALQEKFGEGPCISAAVDELIVRTDDFSHEQRWPTYSRAVTELGVRSGLSFKLYTGSSTAGALNLFGLKEHAFNGESEAIGAVLAAHAAAAILASRHGEQLEAALNTRDTIGQAKGVIMERFNVDAIRAFEMLRELSQTANIRLIDIATRVIDTRGG is encoded by the coding sequence ATGAATTCGCCGAATCACGACCTCGCCATGCGGATGGCGGAGTTGGCGCGGGCCACGGCGCCGCCCAGCACTGTCGACCAGGTGCTGGCGAGCATGACCAAGGCCGCCGTCGAGATGATTCCCGGCACCGACACCTGCGGGGTGCTCTTGATCGGCAAGGGCGGCAAGTACGAGTCGTTGTTCGGCACCTCGGATCTGATCTACGAACTCGACGCGTTGCAGGAGAAGTTCGGGGAGGGTCCGTGCATCAGTGCCGCGGTCGACGAACTGATCGTGCGGACTGACGACTTCTCCCATGAGCAACGCTGGCCGACCTATAGCCGGGCCGTCACCGAGCTCGGGGTGCGCAGCGGGTTGTCGTTCAAGCTGTACACCGGCTCCAGCACCGCCGGTGCGCTGAACCTGTTCGGCCTCAAGGAGCATGCCTTCAACGGTGAGTCCGAGGCGATCGGCGCAGTGCTGGCCGCGCATGCGGCCGCGGCGATTCTGGCCAGCAGGCACGGCGAGCAGTTGGAGGCGGCGTTGAACACCCGCGACACGATCGGGCAGGCCAAGGGCGTCATCATGGAACGGTTCAACGTCGACGCCATCCGCGCCTTCGAGATGCTGCGCGAGCTGTCGCAGACCGCCAACATCAGGCTCATAGACATCGCGACCCGGGTCATCGACACCCGCGGCGGCTAG
- a CDS encoding glucose PTS transporter subunit IIA, with translation MSSNTAAEIVRSVGGAANIAGLSYCATRLRFQLRDASGVTQSGIEAVPGVLGAVPQAGDRYQVVIGGAVQSVYNDIMALPGMSGAAAPDADAIKAAARAQGPRGRFTWLDSFFEFLSDSFRPILGALLGASLFITFMALMSTLKVIPNWADPNVTLPPSWQFVNLCWQSVFVFLPLMVAYNASKKLDADPWVGFAIMAVVMLPGFAGLKDFSHPQSVFGSAVDIVNIFGLPLTIHNYSSQVFPPLLMAAVLGPLYKFLKRIIPDNVQLIFVPFLSMLIMIPLTAFLIGPIGVYAGAGLGSFLKSVNDFSPLIFAILIPLAYPFMVPLGLHWPINAIMLINIQTLGYDFIQGPMGAWNFACFGATAGVLFLAWRERDAQMRQTAIGALAAGLLGGISEPSLYGIHLRFKRIYPRMLVGCLVGGVIIGVGGGVTTKAFVFTSLLTIPAFSNMALYALAVGAAFLTAMILVILSGYRTPEEAAAAVAAGVPVADLESPRAKASADTLVAASETQAADQAGVGIEILSPLDGVVVPLADVPDPVFSKGTMGPGVAVLPSGDTAYAPGSGVVVAVPASGHAFGLVLDGGVEVLIHIGIDTVALKGEGFDVKVTKGQKVTAGTPLVTFDRKVIEAAGYPLITPIVVLNGKKFGAVEPAAAGDIAVGAPLLTVTPAPAPAEAAV, from the coding sequence ATGTCGTCGAACACCGCTGCCGAGATCGTCAGAAGCGTGGGGGGCGCCGCGAACATCGCGGGCCTGTCGTATTGCGCCACCCGATTGCGATTCCAGTTGCGTGACGCATCGGGCGTCACCCAGTCCGGCATCGAGGCGGTGCCCGGCGTCCTCGGGGCCGTCCCGCAAGCCGGCGATCGCTACCAGGTTGTCATCGGCGGGGCCGTCCAGAGCGTCTACAACGACATCATGGCGCTGCCCGGTATGAGCGGCGCTGCCGCCCCGGACGCCGATGCGATCAAGGCCGCCGCCCGCGCGCAGGGTCCGCGTGGCAGGTTCACCTGGCTGGACTCGTTCTTCGAATTCCTGTCCGACTCGTTCCGCCCGATCCTGGGCGCGCTGCTGGGCGCCTCGCTGTTCATCACGTTCATGGCGTTGATGAGCACGCTGAAGGTCATCCCGAACTGGGCCGACCCGAACGTGACACTGCCGCCGTCCTGGCAGTTCGTGAACCTGTGCTGGCAGAGCGTGTTCGTCTTCCTACCGCTGATGGTGGCCTACAACGCCTCGAAGAAACTCGACGCAGACCCCTGGGTCGGGTTCGCGATCATGGCCGTGGTGATGCTGCCCGGGTTCGCCGGGCTCAAGGATTTCAGCCACCCGCAGAGCGTGTTCGGCTCCGCGGTCGACATCGTCAACATCTTCGGGCTGCCGCTGACCATCCACAACTACAGCTCGCAGGTGTTCCCGCCGCTGCTTATGGCCGCCGTGCTGGGTCCGCTGTACAAGTTCCTCAAGCGGATCATCCCGGACAACGTCCAGCTGATCTTCGTGCCGTTCCTGTCGATGCTGATCATGATTCCGTTGACGGCGTTCCTGATCGGACCGATCGGCGTCTATGCCGGCGCGGGCCTGGGTAGCTTCCTGAAGTCGGTCAACGACTTCTCGCCGCTGATCTTCGCCATCCTCATTCCGTTGGCGTATCCGTTCATGGTGCCGCTGGGTCTGCACTGGCCGATCAACGCGATCATGCTCATCAACATCCAGACCCTTGGTTACGACTTCATCCAGGGCCCGATGGGTGCATGGAACTTCGCCTGCTTCGGTGCGACGGCCGGGGTGCTGTTCCTGGCCTGGCGGGAGCGCGACGCCCAGATGCGCCAGACGGCGATCGGCGCGCTGGCCGCGGGTCTGCTCGGCGGTATCTCCGAGCCGTCGCTGTACGGCATCCATCTGCGGTTCAAACGGATCTACCCGCGCATGCTCGTCGGCTGTCTGGTCGGCGGCGTGATCATCGGCGTCGGCGGCGGTGTGACCACCAAGGCCTTTGTGTTCACCTCGCTGCTCACGATCCCGGCGTTCAGCAATATGGCGTTGTACGCCTTGGCCGTTGGCGCGGCGTTCCTCACCGCGATGATCCTGGTGATCCTGTCCGGCTACCGCACGCCGGAGGAGGCGGCCGCGGCGGTGGCCGCCGGCGTGCCGGTCGCGGATCTGGAAAGCCCGCGGGCGAAGGCCAGCGCCGACACGTTGGTGGCGGCTTCTGAGACCCAGGCCGCCGACCAGGCGGGTGTGGGTATCGAGATTCTCTCCCCGCTCGACGGCGTGGTCGTGCCGCTGGCCGACGTCCCCGACCCGGTGTTCAGCAAGGGCACCATGGGCCCGGGTGTGGCGGTGCTCCCCTCGGGTGACACGGCGTATGCGCCGGGATCCGGTGTGGTCGTGGCCGTCCCGGCGTCGGGGCATGCCTTCGGTCTGGTGCTCGACGGTGGCGTCGAGGTCCTCATCCATATCGGCATCGACACCGTGGCGCTCAAAGGTGAGGGGTTCGACGTCAAGGTCACCAAGGGGCAGAAGGTCACCGCCGGAACGCCTCTGGTGACGTTCGACCGCAAGGTCATCGAGGCCGCGGGCTATCCGCTGATCACTCCGATCGTGGTGCTCAACGGCAAGAAGTTCGGTGCGGTCGAGCCGGCCGCGGCGGGCGACATCGCGGTGGGCGCCCCGCTGCTGACCGTGACACCGGCGCCCGCGCCTGCCGAGGCGGCGGTGTAG
- a CDS encoding antitermination regulator yields MTVLQDFRMRQINGDYNQTRQQAEGVLVALKRCTLDAAAGEITRASRRHHLDSNRVARALVRLAQNIEPEVDSNATAVARYEWGALLPHRK; encoded by the coding sequence ATGACAGTGCTACAGGACTTTCGTATGCGGCAGATCAACGGGGACTACAACCAGACACGACAGCAGGCCGAGGGCGTGCTCGTCGCACTCAAACGCTGCACACTGGACGCGGCGGCCGGCGAGATCACCCGGGCGTCGCGCCGACACCACCTCGACAGCAACCGGGTGGCCCGGGCTCTGGTCCGGCTGGCCCAGAACATCGAGCCGGAGGTGGACAGCAACGCCACGGCCGTCGCGCGCTATGAGTGGGGCGCGCTACTTCCGCATCGGAAATGA
- a CDS encoding LLM class F420-dependent oxidoreductase: MPRDFRFGIGVRSVKSAAKLTDTVKRFADLGFDVLHVPDHLGKFGVPAPFPTMVAAAQAAPTMRVGTFVINAAFYKPALLARDAIAVDVLSEGRLDLGLGTGYVREEFEAAEIPYPSAGERVDHLRHTTKYLKEVAPSIPILIAGNGDRVLRIAAQHADIIGLTGGGIPRSPDDDPLAERIEFVRAAAGDRFDSLELNIAITGVPTDASGVPDLRLTRGYEPEATDEQLLALPTVLSGTTRDIADTLRERRDRYGITYFTVQDYHAEYFAKVIAELR; this comes from the coding sequence GTGCCCAGGGATTTTCGTTTCGGTATCGGTGTGCGGTCGGTCAAGTCAGCAGCGAAGCTCACCGACACGGTGAAGCGCTTTGCCGACCTGGGCTTCGACGTGCTGCACGTGCCGGACCATCTCGGCAAGTTCGGCGTTCCCGCGCCGTTTCCGACCATGGTCGCCGCCGCCCAGGCGGCCCCGACGATGCGGGTGGGCACCTTCGTCATCAACGCGGCCTTCTACAAGCCGGCGCTGCTGGCCCGCGACGCGATCGCCGTTGATGTGCTCAGCGAGGGCCGGCTGGACCTCGGCCTCGGCACCGGGTACGTGCGCGAGGAGTTCGAGGCCGCCGAGATTCCCTACCCGAGCGCCGGTGAACGCGTCGACCACCTGCGGCACACCACCAAGTACCTCAAGGAGGTCGCGCCGTCGATCCCGATCCTGATCGCCGGCAACGGGGACCGGGTGCTGCGGATCGCCGCGCAGCACGCCGACATCATCGGCCTGACCGGTGGCGGCATCCCCCGCTCCCCCGACGACGACCCCCTGGCTGAACGGATCGAGTTCGTCCGCGCCGCCGCCGGCGACCGGTTCGACAGCCTGGAGCTGAACATCGCGATCACCGGGGTCCCGACCGACGCGTCGGGGGTGCCCGATCTTCGGCTGACGCGGGGTTACGAGCCCGAGGCCACCGACGAACAACTCCTGGCTCTGCCGACGGTGCTGAGCGGGACGACGCGCGACATCGCGGACACCTTGCGGGAGCGCCGCGACCGATACGGGATCACATACTTCACCGTGCAGGACTACCACGCCGAGTACTTCGCGAAGGTCATCGCCGAACTGCGCTGA
- a CDS encoding glutamate--cysteine ligase: MSAPSVGVEEEFLLVDPHTGEPVARNSAVASNAARNGVDLQLELTTCQVETATEVCQASAELRQQLTSQRLVAAEAAREASATLLAVGLPPTVPHSFPITDTPRYLEIADRFGMIATEQGICGCHVHVEVPDREAAVDVGNRLRPWLPLLLALAANSAIYRSADSGHASWRSVLWGRWPSAGPPPFFESADHFDAVVAMMIDSGAMLDDGMVYWDVRPSTKFPTVEVRVADVPATVAETVLLATLIRAAVMTALDERDRGVPAPRVSDHTLRAAYWKSAHDGLDGQAIDVLDGWATAPTSRVLGQWLTMLAPALQEIGDEQWVRADVARLLQDGNGAMRQRQAWRCRGEISDVIAEAAAATVRGLDA, encoded by the coding sequence ATGAGCGCCCCGAGTGTCGGTGTGGAGGAGGAGTTCCTACTCGTCGACCCCCACACCGGCGAACCGGTGGCCCGCAACTCCGCCGTCGCGAGCAACGCTGCGCGCAATGGTGTCGATCTGCAGCTCGAACTCACCACCTGCCAGGTCGAGACCGCCACCGAGGTCTGCCAGGCGAGTGCCGAACTGCGCCAACAACTTACGAGTCAACGGCTGGTCGCCGCAGAGGCCGCCCGGGAGGCCTCTGCCACGCTGCTCGCGGTGGGGCTGCCGCCGACGGTGCCGCATTCCTTCCCGATCACCGACACCCCGCGCTACCTGGAGATCGCCGACCGCTTCGGCATGATCGCCACCGAGCAAGGTATCTGCGGCTGCCACGTCCACGTCGAGGTGCCTGACCGAGAGGCCGCGGTCGACGTCGGCAACCGGCTGCGGCCGTGGCTGCCGCTGTTGTTGGCGCTCGCCGCCAATTCGGCGATCTACCGCAGCGCCGACAGCGGGCATGCCAGCTGGCGCAGCGTGCTGTGGGGCCGCTGGCCGAGCGCCGGGCCGCCGCCGTTCTTCGAATCCGCCGACCACTTCGACGCGGTGGTGGCGATGATGATCGACTCTGGGGCCATGCTCGACGACGGCATGGTCTATTGGGACGTCCGGCCGTCGACGAAGTTCCCGACGGTCGAGGTGCGGGTGGCCGACGTTCCCGCCACCGTGGCCGAAACCGTGCTGCTGGCCACCCTGATCCGCGCGGCGGTGATGACCGCGCTCGACGAGCGTGACCGCGGTGTTCCGGCACCCCGCGTCAGCGACCACACCTTGCGGGCCGCCTACTGGAAATCTGCCCACGACGGCCTCGACGGTCAGGCCATCGACGTGCTCGACGGCTGGGCGACGGCCCCGACCTCACGCGTACTGGGCCAGTGGCTGACCATGCTGGCGCCGGCACTTCAGGAGATCGGCGACGAGCAGTGGGTGCGTGCCGATGTCGCCCGGCTGCTGCAGGACGGCAACGGCGCGATGCGGCAACGTCAGGCGTGGCGCTGCCGCGGCGAGATCTCCGACGTCATCGCCGAGGCTGCCGCGGCGACCGTCAGGGGGCTGGATGCCTGA
- a CDS encoding anti-sigma factor, with translation MTQPHDGFANGDLLDLAVPYALHALPDDERDDIESRLARAGLQEADAFYDEVRAVRETMAVVSAVSAEEPPAALRDRLLATVAGDNVRTLPTAPKESGKRWRTTALTAAAAVVVGLGTVAVVQSLRPGPPQPSTAQQVFAAPDVHTISGDIPGGGTATVVFSRDKNAGVLVMNDVPKPKPGTVYQMWLVSDNGATSAGTMDDKAVSPSTTAVLPDLGNSKALKFTVEPGTGSTQPTGQVVAELPLV, from the coding sequence ATGACTCAACCTCACGACGGGTTTGCGAACGGCGACCTGTTAGATCTCGCCGTCCCGTATGCCTTGCATGCGCTGCCTGACGACGAGCGTGACGATATCGAGAGCAGGCTGGCTCGTGCCGGCCTGCAGGAGGCCGACGCCTTTTACGACGAGGTGCGCGCGGTCCGCGAGACCATGGCCGTGGTGTCGGCGGTCAGCGCCGAGGAGCCACCGGCCGCGCTGCGTGACCGGCTGCTGGCGACGGTGGCAGGCGACAATGTGCGCACTCTGCCCACTGCTCCCAAGGAGTCCGGAAAGCGCTGGCGCACAACAGCACTGACCGCTGCAGCAGCGGTGGTCGTCGGCCTGGGCACCGTCGCTGTGGTGCAGTCGCTGCGGCCCGGACCTCCGCAGCCGTCGACCGCGCAGCAGGTGTTCGCCGCCCCCGACGTGCACACCATCTCCGGTGACATTCCCGGCGGCGGCACCGCGACGGTCGTCTTCTCCCGCGACAAGAACGCCGGTGTGCTCGTGATGAACGACGTGCCGAAACCCAAGCCGGGCACCGTGTATCAGATGTGGTTGGTCAGCGACAACGGTGCGACGTCGGCGGGAACCATGGACGACAAGGCGGTGTCCCCGTCGACTACGGCCGTCCTGCCCGACCTCGGCAACTCCAAGGCGCTCAAGTTCACCGTCGAGCCGGGCACGGGTTCCACCCAGCCGACCGGCCAGGTGGTCGCCGAACTGCCGCTGGTCTGA
- the sigK gene encoding ECF RNA polymerase sigma factor SigK → MVTATTDLDGLLRRVAQRDADAFAAFYDATRTRVYGLVTRVLRDRGYSEETTQDVYLQVWRTAESYDPASGTALAWLLTLAHRRAVDRVRSEQAASVRESRYGSATVETPADHVSDAVVASDERRQVTACLDGLTEVQRECIELAYYQGMTYVQVSERLSANLATIKSRMRDALRGLRNCLGVR, encoded by the coding sequence ATCGTGACCGCGACGACTGACCTCGACGGACTGCTGCGCCGGGTGGCACAGCGTGACGCCGATGCGTTCGCCGCGTTCTACGACGCCACCCGCACCCGGGTCTACGGTCTGGTGACACGCGTGTTGCGCGACCGTGGCTACAGCGAAGAGACCACTCAGGACGTCTACCTGCAGGTATGGCGTACCGCGGAGAGTTACGACCCCGCCTCGGGCACTGCCCTGGCGTGGTTGCTCACCCTGGCGCACCGCCGCGCGGTGGACCGGGTGCGATCCGAACAGGCCGCCTCCGTCCGCGAGTCGCGGTACGGCTCCGCGACGGTGGAGACCCCGGCAGACCACGTCAGTGACGCCGTGGTGGCCAGCGACGAGCGACGTCAGGTGACAGCCTGCCTGGACGGGCTGACCGAGGTCCAGCGCGAATGCATCGAACTGGCCTATTACCAGGGAATGACGTACGTGCAGGTTTCCGAGCGGCTGTCGGCGAATTTGGCGACCATCAAGTCCCGCATGCGTGACGCGCTGCGGGGCCTGCGTAATTGTTTGGGTGTGCGATGA
- a CDS encoding DUF1365 domain-containing protein, whose protein sequence is MSTQVDNQTLTPALYRTRVTHLRRSPVHHYGEHRSYSWYVDVDNLPKLPWWLRPFARFEAVDHFTGTDNDTLRQRVDGFLAEHGIYLPGGKTTALLMPRVLGRAFNPLSLFWCHDADGALRCVIAEMHNSHGERHAYLLPPDQDTPAMVSKTFYTSPFNGVDGYYLMRAPRPDQKLDLTMSLHRENEPALVATVRGARRRATAGQVLRLQFSAPLAPQMAALNVWVQNLILRLRGVPVIPRPETHERLPQAVSMQSATAGWTATNRSWMPS, encoded by the coding sequence ATGAGCACCCAGGTAGACAACCAGACGCTGACTCCCGCGCTGTACCGGACTCGGGTCACTCACCTGCGCCGATCGCCGGTACACCACTACGGCGAGCACCGCAGCTATAGCTGGTACGTCGATGTGGACAACCTGCCCAAGCTGCCGTGGTGGCTGCGGCCGTTCGCCCGGTTCGAGGCCGTCGACCACTTCACCGGCACCGACAACGACACCCTGCGGCAGCGGGTCGACGGATTCCTCGCCGAGCACGGCATCTATCTGCCGGGCGGAAAGACCACGGCGCTGCTGATGCCGCGCGTCCTCGGCCGTGCCTTCAATCCGTTGAGCCTGTTCTGGTGCCACGACGCCGACGGCGCGTTGCGCTGCGTCATCGCCGAGATGCACAACTCCCACGGCGAACGGCACGCCTACCTATTGCCGCCCGACCAGGACACCCCGGCCATGGTGTCCAAGACCTTCTATACCTCGCCGTTCAACGGTGTCGACGGCTACTACCTGATGCGCGCGCCCCGGCCGGACCAGAAGCTGGACCTGACGATGTCGCTGCACCGCGAGAACGAGCCCGCGTTGGTGGCAACCGTTCGCGGCGCCCGGCGGCGTGCCACTGCCGGCCAGGTGCTGCGGCTGCAGTTCAGTGCGCCGCTGGCCCCGCAGATGGCTGCCCTCAACGTCTGGGTCCAGAACCTGATCCTGCGGCTGCGCGGCGTGCCCGTGATCCCGCGCCCGGAGACCCATGAGCGCCTGCCGCAGGCGGTGAGCATGCAGTCGGCGACGGCGGGTTGGACGGCAACGAATCGTTCGTGGATGCCGTCGTGA